A region of Deltaproteobacteria bacterium DNA encodes the following proteins:
- a CDS encoding glycosyl hydrolase family 8: MRIKTFYAISCFLTVFVYGYAYSQEEPGWEQYKEHFISKDGRVIDYYQESASHSEGQGYGMLLAVMHDDKVLFDQIRVWTKNNLNVREDGLLAWLWGKRSDKRWEVIDYNNATDGDILAAFALIEAVKKWDKQEYKAEALEIIERIRKELAFNWQGRTLLMPAYYGFKKEEGFVINPSYFILPAFRAFAEVDKKPFWDKVYKDCSSILSEASFSTLQLPADWVILKKSGFSIYTERSENYGYEAIRIPLYMSFEVKPEFPAGIKEILSTYDKIGYIPLWVNLVNDSISLKSAPAGFYAVYARVARIMGEDALSDKLFEEARAKLQEEKDDYYSFTLYLLAKGNTN; encoded by the coding sequence ATGAGGATTAAAACATTCTACGCCATATCATGCTTCTTGACTGTTTTTGTTTACGGTTATGCCTACTCCCAGGAAGAACCCGGATGGGAACAGTATAAAGAACATTTTATCAGTAAGGACGGGCGTGTTATCGATTATTATCAGGAAAGCGCTTCTCATTCAGAGGGTCAAGGCTATGGAATGCTTTTAGCCGTCATGCATGACGATAAAGTATTGTTCGACCAAATCCGTGTGTGGACTAAAAACAACCTTAATGTAAGGGAGGACGGTCTCTTGGCGTGGCTCTGGGGAAAGAGATCGGATAAAAGGTGGGAGGTAATTGATTACAACAACGCTACCGATGGCGATATCTTGGCTGCATTCGCACTGATCGAGGCTGTAAAAAAATGGGACAAGCAAGAATATAAAGCTGAAGCATTAGAAATAATCGAGAGGATCAGAAAAGAACTGGCCTTTAACTGGCAGGGACGTACTCTTCTCATGCCCGCTTATTATGGATTTAAGAAGGAGGAGGGTTTTGTGATCAATCCCTCTTATTTCATTCTGCCCGCGTTCCGGGCCTTTGCGGAAGTGGATAAAAAGCCTTTCTGGGATAAGGTCTACAAAGACTGTTCTTCAATCCTGTCCGAAGCTTCATTTTCCACACTTCAACTCCCGGCCGATTGGGTAATTTTAAAAAAATCCGGGTTCTCCATATACACGGAGAGAAGTGAGAACTACGGCTACGAGGCGATTAGAATACCGCTATACATGTCATTTGAAGTGAAACCCGAATTTCCCGCCGGAATAAAGGAAATTTTGAGCACTTACGATAAAATCGGCTATATCCCGCTTTGGGTGAATCTAGTTAATGACAGCATCTCGCTAAAATCTGCGCCCGCAGGGTTTTACGCCGTCTACGCAAGGGTTGCCAGGATTATGGGAGAAGATGCGTTAAGCGACAAACTGTTTGAAGAAGCTAGGGCCAAATTACAAGAGGAGAAAGACGATTATTATTCCTTTACTCTCTATCTCTTGGCTAAGGGAAACACCAATTGA
- a CDS encoding cellulose biosynthesis cyclic di-GMP-binding regulatory protein BcsB yields the protein MNVKNLIQFFTIILLLYTASGAGAETVNIPLHKIAPVGITDLKCSEAEFNIKLPIPERWAVKSAVIDFGYVNSSALLAQNSRLILKLNSYPLAQIELNPLAPEGIARVQLPADLLDPGYNDLTFYVTQHYTLECEFPCAPELWTTLKLDEASIELTYDLKPVPLELSSISDFLFDPKTFPYGQVNIVSEYNSPESALLASTVASGIALRFDYRKVEFSTSNEITPGVDNVIIGRKEFVEGLVGKTNLNINGPYIRIMHNPAEKDNPVGPADEGEIPSDGNKSTDNNTRALIIVSGNTLEDIRLAVTAIAVLSFPFPATDKMEIKEILLPAVHPYSGKLMINPGSIYAFKTLGFPNHSFKGFSPQTKDLSFRLPTDLLIEENRYAEISLHLAYGAGMRSDSVLNILLNDEIVTAIHLDNPNGAVFSNYKISIPSYLFNRGDNIIRFEPVLTPSVTGQCELIQVDNLFLSIFDDSTFKFPSLSHWVELPRIELFFQDGFPFTRWPDGRETTLYITRPDYKTISSSLNLIGLMSQKIGYPLLNIDIGFEEPKDWNREIIVVGDIATVPENIRKEAPLKYGPMVTAPYPVINNLNLNESVSTWGKIKNYAAGTSELQSESVIETAYSEQTGGLGNDQGVIMEFESPYQPGRSVLLVTAASDNDLLALTSALLDSSVQGDSRGDLALVDFTPEGYKVWSLDVGRGYYTGKLSTANRVKSVINTSRWKFFALLAISLLILTASTFYVLRRIRSDRYED from the coding sequence GTGAATGTAAAAAACCTTATTCAATTTTTCACTATCATTTTGCTGCTATACACGGCTTCCGGAGCTGGAGCGGAAACAGTCAATATTCCGCTTCATAAAATTGCCCCCGTAGGCATAACGGACCTTAAGTGCTCAGAGGCAGAGTTCAACATCAAGTTGCCAATCCCCGAAAGATGGGCGGTCAAATCAGCCGTCATCGATTTCGGATACGTCAATTCTTCTGCTCTCCTGGCTCAAAACTCCCGTTTAATCCTCAAATTAAACAGCTATCCTCTTGCTCAGATAGAGTTAAACCCCCTTGCTCCGGAGGGTATAGCGAGAGTGCAGCTGCCTGCTGATCTACTGGACCCGGGCTACAATGATCTGACCTTCTACGTAACCCAGCATTACACATTGGAGTGCGAGTTCCCCTGCGCGCCCGAACTATGGACTACCCTTAAACTTGACGAGGCGTCCATAGAGCTGACATACGACTTGAAACCGGTTCCCCTGGAGCTATCTTCCATATCCGACTTTTTATTCGATCCCAAGACCTTTCCTTATGGACAAGTAAACATAGTTTCGGAATATAACTCACCCGAATCCGCCCTGTTGGCAAGCACGGTCGCCTCCGGCATAGCGCTCAGATTCGACTACAGAAAAGTGGAGTTCAGCACTTCAAACGAGATAACGCCCGGTGTCGATAACGTGATAATCGGGAGAAAAGAATTTGTGGAGGGCCTTGTAGGAAAAACGAACTTGAACATTAATGGCCCTTATATACGGATAATGCATAACCCCGCCGAAAAAGACAATCCGGTTGGCCCCGCGGATGAAGGAGAAATTCCGTCCGATGGAAATAAATCCACTGATAACAATACCAGGGCGCTTATTATAGTTTCAGGGAATACTTTAGAGGATATCCGGTTAGCCGTAACCGCGATAGCAGTTCTCTCATTTCCTTTTCCAGCTACGGATAAGATGGAAATAAAAGAGATTCTTTTGCCCGCAGTTCATCCATATTCGGGAAAGCTAATGATCAATCCCGGTAGTATTTACGCGTTTAAAACACTCGGATTCCCCAATCACAGCTTCAAGGGCTTTTCCCCTCAGACTAAAGATCTGTCATTTCGACTGCCGACCGATCTTCTTATTGAAGAAAACCGATACGCAGAGATTTCTCTACATTTAGCCTACGGAGCCGGTATGCGCTCGGACTCGGTTTTAAACATTTTATTGAACGATGAAATTGTTACGGCCATACATCTCGACAACCCCAACGGCGCCGTTTTCAGCAACTACAAGATCTCGATTCCAAGTTATCTTTTCAATAGAGGCGACAATATCATCAGGTTCGAACCGGTGCTCACCCCATCCGTAACAGGTCAATGCGAATTAATTCAAGTCGATAATCTCTTTTTAAGTATATTCGATGATTCCACATTCAAATTCCCCTCATTGTCTCATTGGGTGGAGCTGCCCAGGATAGAGCTTTTCTTTCAAGACGGATTCCCGTTTACGCGGTGGCCGGACGGCAGGGAGACAACTCTGTACATAACCAGGCCTGATTACAAAACAATCAGCTCATCCCTAAATCTTATAGGTCTTATGAGTCAGAAAATCGGCTACCCGCTCTTGAATATCGATATAGGATTTGAGGAACCAAAGGATTGGAACCGTGAAATCATCGTCGTCGGCGATATAGCAACCGTACCGGAGAATATAAGAAAGGAAGCTCCTTTAAAGTACGGCCCTATGGTAACCGCCCCTTATCCTGTCATTAACAACCTTAACCTGAACGAGTCCGTTTCGACCTGGGGGAAAATTAAAAATTATGCTGCGGGGACCTCGGAACTACAATCCGAATCTGTAATAGAAACAGCTTACAGCGAACAGACCGGAGGCCTGGGAAACGACCAGGGAGTGATTATGGAATTTGAGTCACCGTATCAACCGGGACGCTCCGTGCTTTTGGTTACCGCGGCTTCGGACAATGATTTATTAGCGTTGACCAGCGCGCTGCTGGACAGTTCCGTCCAGGGTGATTCCCGAGGGGATCTCGCTCTTGTTGATTTTACGCCTGAAGGATATAAAGTGTGGTCTCTAGACGTCGGACGGGGCTACTATACAGGCAAGCTGTCAACCGCTAACCGGGTAAAGTCAGTCATAAACACATCCAGATGGAAGTTCTTCGCACTACTGGCGATTTCCTTGTTAATATTGACCGCCAGCACGTTCTATGTATTAAGGAGAATCAGGAGCGACAGGTATGAGGATTAA